The Oncorhynchus mykiss isolate Arlee chromosome 5, USDA_OmykA_1.1, whole genome shotgun sequence DNA window gagacagactagGGTCATGCAGTtatggggggcggggggggggggggggggggggtcagtggcCCTGAGGTGAGAGGTCAGGGGTACATGGCTGTGACCCTGTGCTTGGTATACGTGCCAGGTCTACGTCGTACCACAATAGCAAGAGCAGCGCTTGCAACAGAAGAACAGAAGAGAGTAGCAACGTATTGACCCATAGTAGAACCACAGCATGTCCCAAAAAAAACCTTACTAACGAGACCATTGGAAAATCAATTCATTGGTTTAAATCCCATTTCAATCAATGTAATTAAATCAATTCATTGTCAACCAAAATGGGACGACAGTCAGAGGAAAGATCAAAGCGATAACAGAAAAAAGACATATAAAAACATTCAGGGAAAAGAGTTAGTACCAGTAGCTCTCTTTCCTAACTACAGCAGGTAGTGACCGACAAAGAAAGCAGGGGAAATAGTTCACAACATCTGTTAGGTAGTGGTCTGTGTGTTTATTTAGCTGCTACAATTAGATTTCAGAGTTAGTCAAACTGAGGAATATTGAACCTAAGCCCAAAAAGCTGAAGCACAGTTGCTGGTGtggtacacgtgtgtgtgtgtgtgtggtcacagcCATCGTCagggctagtgtgtgtgtgtgtgtgtgtgtgtacctggggctCTGTGGTGGCAGGGCCTAGATGAGGAGGAGGGACACTGGGGAGAGCTGTGGGAGTTTGGTTACTCCAGGAGGTAACTGTAGAGGCAGACCTCACCTggagaacacacatacacacagtccgcatggtacacacacacacaccaatgatgAACACACAATGGAGGAGCCCCGACAAAAACAACCCCAGCTcaacactagaggtcgaccgattaatcggaatggccgattaattttCAGAATCgctaatcggcatttttggacaccgattgtggCTGAttaaaaaaattttaaaaaagtttatttacctttatttaactaggcaagtcagttaagaacacattcttattttcaataaaggcctaggaaaggtgggttaactgccttgttcaggggcagaacgacagatttgctcagggattcgatcttacaaccttctggttaccacctgccttacattgcactccacgaggagtgcgtggcaggctgaccacctgttacacgagtgcagcaaggagccaaggtaagttgctagctagcattaaacttcttacaaaaaacaatcttaacataatcactagttaactacacatggttgatgatattaccagtttatctagcttgtcctgcatttgcatataatcgatgcggtgcctgttaatttatcattgaatcatagcctacttcgccaaacaggtgatCATTTAACAAGCGTGTTCgcaaaaaaaagcactgtcgttgcaccaatgtgtacctaaccataaacatgaatgcctttctttaaaatcaatacaagtatatatttttaaacctgcatatttagttaatattgcctgctaacattactttcttataactagggaaattgtgtcacttctcttgcgttcagtgcaagcagagtcagggtatatgcagcagtttgggctgcctggctcgttcagaactgtgtgaagactatttcttcctaacaaagacagtaattaatttgccagaattgtacataattatgacataacactgaaggttgtacaatgtaacagcaatacttagacttatggatgccacccgttagataaaatacggaacggttcagtatttcactgaaagaataaacattttgttttcgaaattatagtttccagaTATGACCATAATGACCTAAgcctcatatttctgtgtgttatgttataattaagtctatgatttgatatagcagtctgactgaacggtggtaggcagcagcaggctcgtaagcattcattcaaacagcaccttcctgcgtttgccagcagctcttcgctgtgcttcaagcattgagctgtttatgacttcaagcctatcaactcccgagattaggcagGTGTAACCAATgagaaatggctagctagttagcggggtgcgcgctaatagcggttcaatcggtgatgtccctcgctttgagaccttgaagtagttgttccccttgctctgcaagggccgcggcttttgtggagcgatgggtaacgatgcttcgaggggtggctattgtcgatgtgttcctggttcgagcccaggtaggggcgtggagagggacggaagctataatgttacactggcaatactaaagtgcctataagaacatccaatagtcaaaggttcatgttaaaaggaaccaccagctttcatatgttctcatgttctgagcacttttactttcttctccaacactttgtttgtgCATTATTTAagccaaattgaacatgtttcattatttgaggtTAAATTGATTTATGgatttattatattaagttaaaataagtgttcatttagtattattgtaattgtcattattacaaataaatataaacaaacaaaaaaattggccgattaatcggtatcggccttttttTGGCCcttcaataatcggtatcggcgttaaaatcataatcggtcgacctctactcaacACCAGAGTCAGCGGCCATCGGCCACACAACATGTGGGAACAAGACCAAAAGGGCACCCAGACAGCATCAGAATCAAGAGAGGATCATCAACCACTTAGGGGCTAATGAGGAGGCTGTGTGAGTGACTGTCACTTACCGGCTGGTAATACTGTTGCGGTGCGGTGGCAGCGGCAGGCACAGGGGCCAGAGCGGGCTGCTGGGTCACCATAGAAGGCTGGGCAGGGGTGAAGAGCTGCCTGGGCTGGGCAGCTGTGGGCTGAGGGGATGGGAGTTGGGCTACTGGGGCTGCAGCTGGAGCCTGTTGACCCAGAGCTCTGCTGAGACGGTCACGCAGCTGCTGCACCGCAACCTGGAGGTGGAGAAAATACCGCCGAATTAGAAGCAGTAGAATGGACATTACGTTCCGGCTCTGAACGAGTAACCCGAGGCAGATTGTGGGACAAATGTATTGTGTATATCATTCACCTGCTCTGTGTTCTGGGGCAGGTATGCAATGGCGTTGGTGAGGCTGCCCTGGGAGGCCAGCAGGCTGGCATACTGACTCATCTTCTCCCCCAGTAGAAGCCCCACAGCACAGGGATCAGACTCCTGGTTCTGCTCTACCGCCTTGCGGAGCACCACCACCTTCTCGACCAGATCCTGCCGCAATACAAACATTACATAGAGttagacccacacacacacaaaccagacgtacactccacacacacacccgcgtacctgcagagagagagggcagtgtCTGTCCTGTGCTCTGGTCCAGCAGGTCACCAGTTTCTCCACGTTGCCAGCGCAGATGTAACACAGACAAGCCTGAGCCTGCAGCGTGCAGTCCTCCACAGCCTCCAGTCTGCAGCCCAGCAGGTCTACAGAGACAGCAGCACAGTTGGGTTCAAAATTCACAACTGGTTCACACGGCAGCAATGGAAAGAAACTTTGAAAGGGAAGGCCAGTGAGGGAGAGCGTGAAAGGCCCCGCATGGTCAATCCGTCGTCTGCATTGATCATGCAGCATTTATAGTGatacggcctctgcagaagtcagggcattcatacttcttgcgcgTCGCTGAGGAGCAAAATTGTGAAGGAAGTGAgcttgtgtttatacaggacctgcCGCCCCCAACCAATCATGTACAGCGCAAAGCTATacggagccctccgcattgttacaaaTGTACAAAATCTGGGAGGCGCACGGCGATGCAGGagcaagcataaattggctttaagggagagtgtgtgaaagagggagagagaaagtgtccGTTCCTACCACACAGAGAGGAGAACTCCTCGGGCTGAGCATAGGTCATGACTGCAGCCAGAGCTTCCTTCCAGTTCTGCAGCTCACAGGTCTGCAGCACGTCACGCCAGTCCCTCATCACCACCGCACTGATCAGctgttaataaaaaaataaatctaaatCGTCAATAGCGTAGACCTCCCTCTGATCAGCTGCGAGACCAAATAATGGCCATAATCAATATTGTTCACGTCCCTCTGCCAGTTCCTCAACCCCACCAATCAGCTGCAGGAGACACTGAAAGTAAATCAGTAGCAGAACAGTAGCAAATACCACAGATCAACTACCTGATCACATGACCATGACACTGACTGACATCATGGTCACGGTGCTCGTCACCTTGGTGATCTTGCAGTGACCAGTGCTGGGTTACCTTGGTGATCTTGCTGTGAGTCTTGGTGAAGTACTTCCTCTGTGTTTTCTCCAGAAGCTCCGCCCCTCCGGCGATGGCCAGGATGATGCTGTCAGCCATGCGGTTGTCATGGAGACAGAGTTCCACTGCGCCCTGGAAGTCACCCGTCAGCAGGGCCTGGGTGATCAGGCCATCCACACCTGACGGGACAAAACCAACAACGGTTTGCTTTTTAAAACTTTGACAAAAAAACAGCAGCATGCAGTCAACCTAAAAATAAGAGATTCAGATTGATATTAACGGATCGTTACCTTGACTGACGCGGAGTTTAATGCCCTCTGGGACTGGAGCCTCCCCTGGCAGGCTGGCCTCTGCTGGTGGAGCCGCCTCCTGACAGACCAGAGGGGGAGTTGATCAAATGTTATTTGACCGAGAGCAGTACCGTCCCTGGAGTGTCAGTACAACTCCAACTACTGCGTAAATCTGTTGATGTCAACGGGAGATTTCCTCGGAAGCATAACAAGTGTTATTCCGTACCGCCATACCATCTACTCAGAGCTTTACATATAACCATAAAACAGCAAAGGGAAACTAAATGAACAGGTGTGAGTCTACCCCAGAGAGAAAGTTAAAGTTGAAGgaaaataggggggggggggtaaaagaaATTGGGCGAGTTACTTATAGTTAGAGATGAGACACTATGTGAAAGCAATGTCACAACATAACCGGAGCAACATAATGACATAGCAGCACCAATATAATAGGTTTACAGTTTTAGCGATGAACAACGATAACGACAAAGCAATAATAGTACGATGCGCCACTCTCTCTCTGGGATGGACTGACGGGATGAGAAGAAGGTACCTCCTCCAGAGGAATCTCTTCATTTACTGGCATCTCTTCCTGGGCGATGGGCTCAGCTCCAAGGCCTTCTGTTAGGTCTACTTCTGCTGCCAATGGTTCCAGACGTCCTGTCACTTCCACTTCTGCTGCTGGCTGGAGGTTTGCAGCAGCGATGAGGTCAAATGGATCTTCCGCTTCTGGTTCCAGAGCAGGTGTGAGTTCCACTTCTGCTGCTGGCTGGAGGTTTGTAGCAGCGATGAGGTCAAATGGATCTTCCGCTTCTGGAGCAGGTGAGAGTTCCACTTCCGCTGCTGGCTGGAGGTTTGCAGCAGCGATGAGGTCAAATGGATCTTCCGCTTCTGGAGCAGGTGAGAGTTCCACTTCCGCTGCTGGCTGGAGGTTTGTAGCAGCGATGAGGTCAAATGGATCTTCCGCTTCTGGAGCAGGTGTGAGTTCCACTTCTGCTGCTGGCTGGAGGTTTGCAGCAGCGATGAGGTCAAATGGATCTTCAGGCGGGAGTCCAGGGTCTGCTAGAGGCTGCAAGGTGGATACAGGAGGAGCCAGGTCCAGCTGGACTGCCGACTGCAGACTGGGCATTGTTGATGTCGGGTCGAAGACGGGTACAGCCTGTAAGTCCACCTGGTTGAACGCAGAAACAGGCTGTAAGTCGACTTGGTTGAACTGAAATACAGGCTGCAAGGGCACCGGGTCAAATTCTAAGACATGCTGCAAAGCTACCTGGTTAAATTCAGATACAGGCAGTGAGTTCACTTGGTTGAACTCTGTTGGAGGCTGGAGGGAAAAGGGGGCAGTGGGATCAAACATGGGTGCTTGCTGCAGGTCAGCTGGGGGGGGCAGAGCTGGGGGGGCCAGAGTAGGGTCAGACTCTGACAGGAGAGCAACGGGAGCAACAGGGGCAAGAAGCTGGGGTTCTGCGCTGAGGTCAAGAGTAAGAACAGGCTCCGATTGGAGGACAGGCATAGGATCAGAAGCTGAAAGGTCACCGCTGGGCGGGGGAGCAAGCTCTGGCTGGGGTCCAGGTTCGGGCTGGAGGGCGGGCTCAAGCGGCGGTTCGGGGGTGGGCTCAACAGTAGCAGCCTCAGGCATGGGAGGAAGGACCTCAGGCTCCGTGTTGAGCTGGGGAGCAGGAAAAGGCACTACCTCTGGTTCTGGTCCAGGATCAGCCTCAGGTTCAGGCACAGAGGTGGGGGCAGGAGCAGTGGAGGGCTGCATACATTCATACAGCAGGaaaggagtaggagaggagagccagATTCACAGAGTTCAGCAGAGCCATTCAATTGAGAGTTGTAGATAAATTATTAAcagaatcactgacatgttgGAAACCCAATAATATTCATAAAACATCATTGATTGTGTCCATTGAGATATTAGTACCGTTGAGCCCGGGTTAAGCAATGTTACAAAATATCCTTTAATTTGAGCAGTACAATAGCATTAAGAATCAGATGAGAAAATAGCATTGTCTTgcagattaaaaaaatatattatatataaaaagGTAGAATAGAAATATGTGAGGTGAAGTTATCCAAATCATATTCAATGATGATCTATGACAAAAGTCAGGAAAAGCAATTCAACGATGTTCAGCACATGAATAAGAAACGCATCCTTTTCTTACTTCACAGAAACTGTATTGTGAAACCTAGAGTTAGTGAAGTTGGACACTTTCCCAATGCCCCTACCACTTCCCTGTTTGAGCAATGAGACCAAAGCTACAGAGAGTGAATGAGCAGATATGTTTGCTCTGCATTACCATCAACTTTACCGCATACTGAACCGTATTCCACGTTGTTCATCGAATTGTCACAACTAAGGAATTATACATGtttcttccacacacacacacaaagtccttACCTCCTCAGGCTGAATAGGTTCTCCCTCTAATGCTGCTGCAATCTGTGAACAAAGGAACAACCCCAGCGGAATTAAACCAGGCTGACAGACCGCATTAggaccagacagacaacagactgACATGGCCTGAGGACATTCAGTGACGGTTCATTTCAAAACCTCACCTTTGCTGCTAGCTCCTCCTTCTTATATCCCAAAAGCTCCAGGTATTTTCCACGAGCATCATTCTCAAAGTTCACCTGAAAACACCATTTCACTTTGGTAGTAAAAGAcacgcaaaaaaaaaaagacacgCAATACTGTAAAACTTTGTTTTAACACCACAAGTCCCCATCCTTACCTTCAGGAAGGACCAGACGGTCTTCTCAAACTCGTTCTGGGCCGAGTCCATCTTCTCCTGGCAGAAGTCAACGAAGCTGCCAGCAGCCAGTGTGGCCTGCAGCTGGGCAGAGCGCTCCAGGAAGGTCGTCTCCGTAATCACCTGACTAATGTGAACCACATGGGCCGTGGGCTGCTGAGGCTGTTGGGGGTTGGGCTTGATGTTCTCCAACGACACCAGCTTACCACCAAACTGGATTTtggcggagggggggggggggggggggggggggcaggaagtGAACTTATTAGCACCATTTCAACATATCGATAGAATGTCTttagtgagagagacaggaaccAGCAGCAAAGAGTTGCCAGGAGGTGAGCTGTAGTGTGTCACTGGGCGGTATCATCATACATCCATGCATACGGCTTGACAAAGATAGCAGAGAAATTAAGGCAGAGAAGGTAGTGACTCACAGCGAAGGAGGCCCCCACGGGCCTGCGGATCCACTTGGGGGGCTTTTTGaggggggtgatggtggtggaggcGGGCGGGGCCTGGGAAAGCTGCAGGGGGGGAAGGGTCTGACCCATCCCAAATGGATCCATATTGCCAAATGACGTGCTGATCTAGAACATAGACATGCCACAgaaagtaaaatatatattttttttctcctctttttTTAAATAGATTATGTATTCATTCACACAAAGTGTCTCCAATGATGGGCTAAAATTGAAGCGAGTTTCCACTCCAAATCTCAGAATTCGTTGGAACCGCGTATGTAACCCGAAATGACCAACATGGAGGCCAGTTTCCAACCTCAACAGTGTTCATATGTGAAACTGTTTACCCACCGTGTCTGCCTGTGTCTGGCTGAAAGCCTGGCTGCTGCCCCCCATGATGGAGTAGATGCTGATGTGTCCGTCGAAGGCTGCGGCCGACAGCACCGCCGGGTTCCTGGGACACCACTGGATGTCAAAGCACCACTGGGTACTGGTAGGCAGCTCATACAGCACCTGGAGATGAAACAGCAGACAGGAATGCCTTTCTGGTTACATGTCTCCGTAATGATAATTATTAGCAGTGTACTGTAGTTTGTAGTTAGGGACCATGCTAAGAATAgcgagaccacacacacacacacacactcacctcggCGGTGTTGGGGTTCCAGCAGAGGATTCGGTTGTCTTTCCCGCAGCTCAGTAGCAGCTCAGGGTCCGCCAGGCTCCAGGCGATGGCCAGGACACCCCTGACGAACACACATACCCCCCCCGCAGATTTAATTAGCATAATGTAATCCGATCACATCCGATCTAATGAACACTTGCAATTAGTTCTGACATGTCTTGGGTGTGCCCTTTTGTTAACAGTCACACCAGAGGAGCGTGTTCTGATCACTCCTTAAATAGCAGTCATCCCCATCTCCCAGAGACCTCTAGTAACCAAGAACAGATTCATACCGCAGTCACATTCCTACGTGGTTCTCTCACAGAGTTCAGCCTCAACGGCTGAACATGATTCCATCCAATACAAAAGGTTGGACCGTGACAGTCAGTGGTTTTGACATGACTTTCTCCACGACTGGATACCAGATTCATTTGAAGTCATAATTTACCGTGTGTGGTTCTCCAGGACTTTGAGAGGGGAGGTGGCAAAACGCAGGTCCCAGATCTGGATCACTGGCATCCTGTCATCCTCCGAGGCCAGCACCAGCTGAGTAGCTACCTCGGGGTTCCATTCTAGCCCAGAGCAGtgcatctgaacacacacaagTTATCTATTAATTTACTTATTATAATGAATGTGTGGTTCTCTTTCTGCCTGCCATCTGTCACGTGGTGTTAATACTATGCTTGTACCAATGGTTGGAATCAGTACAGGGAACAGAACCAAAAACAATTTTATGATTTGAGGAACAGAACCCGAACcgaaagtgatctatactgttccggaacagaaccgttAATTTAAAAGCAACGTTCAGGGcattttttttcagtttcacaaaaATCACAACAAAgtgcctatgcaaagccctcactctgtcactcaaatGTATTCCAGTGCCCAccagctgaaaatctttgccagtgtCTGCGCGTGTAGGCCACCTGCCCTCTGAAGCATaagttactgtagcctactgacgacATTGCAAGCGtaattcagaaattagggagaggtgtttaattagagaagaatggattTACTTTTTCAacgctagttaaggatactatagttatccCGTTTCACACGgcatttattaactacaaaaaaggCAAGGCGTGTTTTTAATTCCAgtgctgctctgcacacacaagctagTTAACTAACGTTTGCTCTGGTCCAACGTTAAACCAACACCGATGTTGAAAGAtattcaaagttcctccatagaagccgcTCCTCCGTAGGTGTAGCTCTGTGGGCCTGATTCAATAAGATGCCCTGCGCTTCAAGGCAAGCTTCCCCCATCCTTTCTCctcaaaaatgtattttgcatCTCACGCCCTACACGGTGGCTggcagcacagtgtgtgtgtgtctgtctttcatTATTATTAAACCATGCGGTTATGGCAAAATACTATTTGTTCTTAACGACTTTCCTATAGAGATTAAAAATGGCTAACCCGCTCCACAGCAAGCTTCTCTATccacactgattggtgaagtaatttaaatGTTGAGGtatatggaaaaataaatgtatatatttcagaggtttaaaaaaaaaggaaCAATGTAAATCGGAACCAGTTTATCATAACTTTATTTTGCCGGTCGGAAACAGTGGAACGAAacgagagaagaaaaaaaaataacacTTCTGGAAAATAAtcttggttccaacccctggtttgTACTAATGTCAGAAGCCTCAGACCGATTCGGTTGCCAATCCTGTGTCTGTCCCAAAATAAGTGGCAAGCTTTTAACTGAAGGCGCTAGGAATACTTCCCACCCCCAAAAGTTTACAGAAAGCTGCAGGCCAGGGAGAGGACTTTTAAACTGGAGATGAAAGTGGCAGACTGAGCCCTAAACAGCAGACGTGCTTTCCGGTACGTACCCTGTTGCTGTGGTCGCTGACTTTGATGATTAGGTCGTTCTTGCGGAGGTCCCAGATGGAGGCGCGGCCGCTGGGGCTGGCTGAGGCCAGGATGTGTTGGACCTGCCTGTTCCACGCCACACAGCTGATGTCCTCTAGAGGCTGAAATAAACAAAAAGCCTGCTCACTCAAATGTTCCTCTACTATCAAATTACCTGGGTGCCGGATCCTCGTAGACAAGATAACATGAACATTTTTAAGGAAAGCACTCCAAAAAAAAGGTAAATTGTGACTACTTATGGTTTCCTTAATTAACCACGCAGAGACACGTTCTGGTGCCATTGAGTCTTACCTGAGTTTTAGGGCCTGGTGTCATCGGGGAGCCAAAGTTGTTTAGGTCCCAGATGTAGATCTCTGATTCGTTACCTCCGGAAGCCACCAGGTTGTCCTGGGGAAGGGGAGACGGAAGTAATGATTTATCATCACTAGctaacatgggggggggggggggacaatgtaaAGTACAGTAACGAACAACGAGATACACTTGACAGAGTTGGCGGAACAGTCAACAAAGGTCAGTAGACCAAAACGTTAGTATTCCAATAAAACAAAAGCAAGACGTTCTCAAGTGAGTTGAGCAATATCTCAACGTGCATATTATGCACAGAAAAGTATCATGCCAAAGCGGTTAGTGAGAGCATAGTTACAGTTAGTTCGGTGTACCTACCTGGAAGGAGTTGACATCAAGGGCTCTAACTGGCCCGCTGTGTTTGTTACTCTGAGCGATGACAACGTCACCGTGTCCAGCAATGATCTTGGCCGGGTCGTAAAGGATGACGTCGCCGTTCTCTCCCCCTGCGATGAGCACTCCAGACGGGAGACCCTGTGCATCCATGCCGTGGGGACCCCACGCCAGCTTATGGTATCTGATTGAGTGTGATAAGAGCAGTCTGAGCTTTGACGTATGTTTTCTAAACCTACCCAAGAGTTGACTTGCTCTGATGCTTGTTGTACCCTTGTCAGAACCATTCACCAATCTTTGTTGATTGACTATACTTGTTGTTTTTCCAGTAACCTGAGCTTTAACCACTACAGTTTTCACAACTACGATTCCCTACCCGGGTTTACTATACTACCTGAGATACCTGAAGAAATATAATTTACTAAGAATCCTGTTGAAAGAaagggggctcccgagtggcgctgcggtctaaggcactgcatcttttggggcggcaggtagcctagtggttagagcgttggactagtaaccgaaaggttgcaagaacaaatcccagagctgacaagattaaaaaataaataaaaatgtgaaaataagaatttgttcttaactgacttgcctagttaaataaaaggtcaaataaaaatctcagtactagaggtgtcactacagaccatggttcgattccaggctgtatcacaaccagccgtgattgggagtcccatggggtggcgcacaattggcccagcgtcgtccgggttaggccgtcattgtaaataagaatttgtccttaactgacttgcctagttaaataaaaaataaaaaaactgggTTTGGGTTACAGCTAGTGCTAAGGTTTCActacctgtgagaggaggagtaTGCTCCACGGAGCTTCATgtccagagaaggctcggccagGTCCAGCTCAAAGATCTCCAGAGAGGCGGAGGTACTGAAGGAGGCATCCAGCTGCTGGGCTGACGTacctggacacagagacagacgggTGAGCAGTCAGCAATACCTGACCAGGTAGACGCACTAACAGGACAGCTGTTCAGACAACAAATATTAAACGAGTCAGTTTTCAAGGATATTCAAAAACTTGTGGCTCATGACGAGACTATGACTCCAACATAGAGAGGAGAATAGCTGCTCCTGCAGCTCAACTCTTTCTGAAATTTAATCTGGAAAATTGATGCATCACCCCTGTCAGTGCAACATGTACAGTTGGGGGTCTTGAATTATGGGATCCCTTGATGATAAGCAAAAAataatgtataaaataaataacacaaatactgagctatattgtatggaAAGACATTCTGGGAAATTATATTTAATACCAAaaaattgctcagagaaatagaTTGTGTAACAAATAATAACGGGGGGGAGGGTTAAAAATGATTGGATCCCGTTTTCAATATTCCAGCACCCTCCCCTTACGAGGATaacgacactgagcctttttataaaatgtttaatgagattggagaacacagtgggagggatcttagaccattccacAATACGGAATAAGGTTTTCAGTCGAGTTTAAgcctggagactgagatggccattgaaaAATGATGATTTttgttgtgtgcttagggtattgtcttgctggaagattcaCGTGAGGCCAAGTTccagccttctggcagaggcaCGCAAGGTGTTTGGCTAAAATGTTCTGGTATCATTCATGATACTGTTGACCTTAACAGGGGcaccaggaccagtggaagcaaaatagccccataacatcaaagatccttCCCCATATTTTACAGTTGAGATTAGGTATTTTCTGCATTGCTCTTTCAAAAGTCAAACACCCTGGTGTGCATGGCCAAATACCTTTATTTTTTATGACTATAGCACCGAtttcaatccaagtgccaatgccgttgAGCAAACTCAAGgcagtgctatggtcagatgacatgaaaatagagctctttggccacgcacacgaACGCCCGAGTTGGCCTTCAAAAGAACGCATATGCAGAAAATACCTACTTCCGGTCGTCAAATATGTCCGAGATTCTCAGTAAAGTGTACAAAAGATACCTGCTGCCAGGTACACAGGATGGTGCTGTGCTGGGCTCCAGCTCTGGATGGCCGTGCGGTTGATCTCTTTGAGCTTCATTCTGATGGGGAGAAAACAACCCAAACAAGAA harbors:
- the sec31a gene encoding protein transport protein Sec31A isoform X9 yields the protein MERMKLKEINRTAIQSWSPAQHHPVYLAAGTSAQQLDASFSTSASLEIFELDLAEPSLDMKLRGAYSSSHRYHKLAWGPHGMDAQGLPSGVLIAGGENGDVILYDPAKIIAGHGDVVIAQSNKHSGPVRALDVNSFQDNLVASGGNESEIYIWDLNNFGSPMTPGPKTQPLEDISCVAWNRQVQHILASASPSGRASIWDLRKNDLIIKVSDHSNRMHCSGLEWNPEVATQLVLASEDDRMPVIQIWDLRFATSPLKVLENHTRGVLAIAWSLADPELLLSCGKDNRILCWNPNTAEVLYELPTSTQWCFDIQWCPRNPAVLSAAAFDGHISIYSIMGGSSQAFSQTQADTISTSFGNMDPFGMGQTLPPLQLSQAPPASTTITPLKKPPKWIRRPVGASFAFGGKLVSLENIKPNPQQPQQPTAHVVHISQVITETTFLERSAQLQATLAAGSFVDFCQEKMDSAQNEFEKTVWSFLKVNFENDARGKYLELLGYKKEELAAKIAAALEGEPIQPEEPSTAPAPTSVPEPEADPGPEPEVVPFPAPQLNTEPEVLPPMPEAATVEPTPEPPLEPALQPEPGPQPELAPPPSGDLSASDPMPVLQSEPVLTLDLSAEPQLLAPVAPVALLSESDPTLAPPALPPPADLQQAPMFDPTAPFSLQPPTEFNQVNSLPVSEFNQVDLQAVPVFDPTSTMPSLQSAVQLDLAPPVSTLQPLADPGLPPEDPFDLIAAANLQPAAEVELTPAPEAEDPFDLIAATNLQPAAEVELSPAPEAEDPFDLIAAANLQPAAEVELSPAPEAEDPFDLIAATNLQPAAEVELTPALEPEAEDPFDLIAAANLQPAAEVEVTGRLEPLAAEVDLTEGLGAEPIAQEEMPVNEEIPLEEEAAPPAEASLPGEAPVPEGIKLRVSQGVDGLITQALLTGDFQGAVELCLHDNRMADSIILAIAGGAELLEKTQRKYFTKTHSKITKLISAVVMRDWRDVLQTCELQNWKEALAAVMTYAQPEEFSSLCDLLGCRLEAVEDCTLQAQACLCYICAGNVEKLVTCWTRAQDRHCPLSLQDLVEKVVVLRKAVEQNQESDPCAVGLLLGEKMSQYASLLASQGSLTNAIAYLPQNTEQVAVQQLRDRLSRALGQQAPAAAPVAQLPSPQPTAAQPRQLFTPAQPSMVTQQPALAPVPAAATAPQQYYQPVRSASTVTSWSNQTPTALPSVPPPHLGPATTEPQVQPTPPMYGMPPSGSAAPPASSSAAYPPMYSHQYQRPQNGWNDPPTLSRVPKKKKVPENYTPPSPIMAPIFSPLGAGDPQQPPYMPPGQAQNQAPYQGMQQQMAPPPMNPGMLKTRGGSVEGAPGAPTGDTIQPLQSIPAEKITMKPIPDEHLVLKNTFEGLIHKCLAAATDPQTKRKLDDANKRLEALYDKLREQTLSPAIIGGLHNMVQCIESRSYVESLNIHTHIVSSSNFSETSAFMPVLKVVLTQANKLGV